AGTGTATCAATAGAAGAGGATTTGAAGGATCCTCTTCCTTTTTCTATCCGCTATGAAACACATGAAGAAGGAGCAGAATTTGGAGCAAAGCTTGTCGGAGTGACTCCTGATGATTTTCCAGAGAGAAAAGGACTTGCCGGTGAGTTTTTAACTTTAACAAGTCATGCAGGAACACATGTAGATGCACCGTGGCATTATTGGCCAACATCTGAAGGAAAGCCTGCTCGAACAATTGATGAAATGCCGCTAGAATGGTTTTTTAACGATGGAGTTGTTCTTGATTTTACTGACAAACCAGCAGGCTATGCAATCACAGTTGAAGATGTGAAAGAAAAACTCGAAATCATCAATTACAAATTGAAGCCCTTCGATATCGTCATGATCCGATGTGATGCAGATAAAAAGAGATATGAATCTAACTATAGTGAAATACATGTAGGTGTTTCAACTGAAGCTACTCTTTGGTTAATTGACCAAGGAATCAAAGTGATGGGAACGGACGGTTGGGGATGGGATACACCACTTGCTATCCAAGCTGCTGATTACAAGCAAAATCCACGTGAAGGTGTTCTTTGGGCCGCTCATTATGCGGGAAAAGAAAAGGAATACTGTCAAATTGAAAAACTAGCAAACTTAGACCAATTGCCACCATTTGGCTTTAAAGTATCTGTGCTTCCAGTGAAAATTAAGGGAGCGAGTGCAGGCTGGACGAGGGCAGTTGCAATCATTGATTAAAAAATACATCTAAAACTAGCGTTTTGCAAGCACTTCAAAAAATATGAGGAGGTACTGGCATGACAAATCAATATGTAAAAAAGATACTGGTTATTGGTGGAGGTATTAGTGGCTTATCAGCAGCAATTGCTTTAAATAAAATTGGGATTGAAGTTGAAATAGCTGAAAAAGAATTAGAGTGGAATGTGTATGGAGTTGGGATTATTCAACCACCTAATGCTTTAAGAGCACTTAATGAACTTGGCTTAGCAGATGCTTGTATGGAACAAGGCACGTCATATCCGGGTTTTGATTATTATACGGGTCAAGGCCATTTCTTGTTTCACGCAGCATCACCAACAATTGAGGGGTACCCAGGTGTTAACGGAATCTCAAGAAGACAGCTACACAATATATTGTTTGATGCCGTTCAATCTATTGGAACGAAAATTTATATGGGTACAACCGTTAATACCATTGAAGATCAAGGAAATGGTGTAAAAGTCGAATTGAATAATGGAATAACTAGCACTTACGATTTAGTTATTGGATCAGATGGTGCAAATTCTAAGGTTCGAACATTACTGTTTGGAGAAATCGAACAGCGTTATAGTGGGCAAGGAGTGTGGAGGTATAACTTGCCACGAACAAAAGAAATCGACAAGGGTCTTTTTTATTATGGTAAGGATGCAAAAGCAGGATTGGTTCCTATGTCTGACGACTTAATGTACCTGCTTGTTACAACAAATGAACCAGGAAATCCAAGGTTTCCTACTGATCAATTACATGTTTTATTAAAGGAAAGAATGACAGAATTTGGAGGGATTATTGCTGATGTGGCTAAGCAAATTGTTGATCCTTCTGAAGTCGTTTACCGTCCTATATTTACTCATCTTATACCAAGCCCATGGTATAAAGGAAATGTTTTACTAGTTGGTGATGCAGCACATGGAACAGCCCCACATCTTGGCCAAGGTGCTTCAATTGCGATTGAAGATGTTGTTGTTTTAGCTGATATTTTAAAACATAACCTACCTGTTCAAGAAACAATGGAAGTCTTTATGGAAAAACGCTTTGAACGCTGCAAAATGATTGTTGAGAATTCTGACCAATTAGTTGAGTGGGAATTATTAACCGCTGCTGGAAAAATGACGGAAAAGGTGAATGTTGGAGAGTATGTAAAAATGACTCTTGGAAAAATGAATGAGCCCTTCTTAACTGAGTTAAATGTCTAATAGAACACTAGGTATTGTATGCGCTTTCGGTTGAGGTGACTATAAAATGGGTAAGGGGGCAATTGAATGAATGGAGTAAGCGGAAGCAAGCGTTATGAGAATTTCCTTGTGATCATTATGTTTTTTGTTGTTGGACTTGTGTTTTTAGATCGTTTAAGTTTAGGGTTTGTTTTTCCTATCATGGGACCGGATTTAAATCTATCAAACACGCAACTGGGGATAACAGTTGGTATTACGAGTCTATTCTTTGGAATTTCGACGATAATATTCGCTAGCCTTTCTGATTTTATAGGGAAAAAGAAGGTCATGCTCGTTATCTTTGTTTTTGTTTTTTCAATTGCTACCCTACTAACCGGACTTGTCGGTTCATTTATTGCTTTAATTTTGACGAGAATCATCATGGGATTAGCTGAAGGCCCTGTTATGCCATTAGTTCAATCCATTGTCATGGAGGAATCCTCTGAGAAAAGAAGAGGATTTAATATGGGTGTCATTCAAAGCGCTTCCTCCTTAATTGGAGGAACAATGGCACCTGTCTTGACGGTTTCACTGGCAGTGGCCTTTGGCTGGAGATCAGCTTTTTATATTATCGCCATTCCAGGTATTATTCTTGGTATTATTTTATGGAAATACTTAAAGGAACCTAAAAACGTTGTAGAAAACCAAGAACAACCCACAGCAAAACCAACAAAAGCAGATTACATAAAAGTTTTTAAAACAAGAAACGTATGGCTTTGTACAATCATAGGAACATGTAACATGGTCTTTATCCTGACTCTTACTGCCTTTCTTCCAACGATGCTAGCCAACTCAACAGACTATAAAGACGCACAAATTGGGATGCTCCTAGGCATTATGGGTCTCTTGATGTTTGTTGGACAAATGGGGGCCCCTGCGCTATCTGATCGTTTCGGCAGATTACCGATTCTTAAAATCTTTTCATTTATTGCTATTTTCCTTCCAATCATGATTGCACTATACTATCAAAACTTTGCCGTTCTACTTGTTTCATTAATTATTCTATCAATTGGAAATGGCTATCAACCACTAGTAATGAATATTGTTCCTGCAGAATCTGTTCCTCGTGTATTTATTGCGACTAGCATAAGCTTCGTTATTTTAACAGGAGAAATTATCGGCGGGGCGATGGGACCGATGATGGCGGGAGTTCTGGCTGATAAATACGGATTAACGGCTCCGTTATGGATTACAGCAGTCGCAGCATTCATTGCGTTTGTTTGTACATTTGGTATTAAAGAAACAGCACCAATAAAGGTGAAACAGCCTAAGAATATTGATATAACGATGTAAAATTGTTTTTTTAGTTGTTCTATATAGGGGAACGATAGAATACAAGTTCATTTTTTAATCCTCTATAATTTGAGCATGAATAGGGGGGTACAATGGAAAGCACAATTCGTGTTAATGAAACGGATATGACTTTTTCAGACATGCAAAACCAAAAGTTAAATCAAATGCTTGTTTTTATTTCGCAATACAATGAGTTTTATAAAGATAGGTTAAAACATGTGTCATTACCAATCAGGTCAACAGAAGATCTGCAACAACTTCCATTTACAAGTAAATATGAACTTGTACAGGATCAAACAAACTTTTCTCCATTGGGTAGAAATCACACCTTTTCTAAGGAAGAATATGTGAGATATCATCAAACATCTGGCACAACAGGGAAACCATTAAAAGTACTTGATACGAAAGAAAGTTGGACCTGGTGGGAAGATTGTTGGTTGGAAGTATTTAAATCTAGTGGTGTGACAAAAAATGACACCGCTTTCTTGGCCTTTTCCTTTGGACCTTTTATTGGCTTCTGGGCCGCATTCGAAGCAGCTAAGCGACTAGGTGCACTAGTCATCACAGGGGGAAGTCAAAGCTCTAAAGAAAGATTACAAAGCATGATAAATAATGAAGCCACCGTTTTATTATGCACCCCAAGTTATGCTCTACACCTAGCTGAGGTAGCCGAGGGAAATTCTATAGATCTAAGAGAAACTAACATTAAAACGATCATTACTGCAGGAGAACCTGGAGGATCTGTTCCATCAATTAGACAACAAATCGAAAGGCTTTGGAATGCAAAGCTTTATGATCATGTTGGAATGACAGAGATAGGGGCATATGGATATTCATGTACTGAACAAAATGGACTGCATGTGAATGAAGCAGAATTTATTGTGGAGGTCATCAATCCAGATACGTTAGAGCCTGTTGGAAAAGGTGAACGTGGTGAGTTGGTGCTAACGAACCTTGGAAGATATGGGTATCCTCTACTTCGTTATCGTACAGGTGATATGGTTATTTGCAGTGAAGAACCATGTCCTTGTGGTAATAAAAATACTCTTTTAGTTAACGGTATTATTGGGCGTCTGGATGATATGGTTATTATTCGGGGGATTAATATCTTTCCTTCTTCCATTGAATCCATCATACGTGAATTTGAAGCTGTGAAGGAATTCAGAATTATTTATTACACAGAACAAAATATGAATCAAGTTAAAGTTCAAATAGAAGCTGTGACAGATCTTGCTTCTCAAGTTGCAACTAAATTAAGAGATAGAATTGGATTAAGAATTGATGTAGAAATGGTACCAGAGAACTCACTGCCTAGATTTGACTTAAAAGCTAAGCGGGTTGTGGATGAAAGAGTTGTTAACTAAAAGCTAGAAAGTTTATAAACTAGGAAAACACCTTACTTCAACTATAAGGTGTTTTCCACTTTATGGAGGGAATTTACATGAGAAAAAGTGAGTATCAGTTTTCTGTTACTTGGGGAGATACCGATGCAGCAGGAATCGTTTTTTATCCCACTTTTTATAAATGGATGGATACGGCAACACATCATCTATTTTCAAGCATAGGATATCCGACCTCAGAGTTGTTTACGATCAAGAAGATTGGATTACCACTTATAAAAACTACTTGTGATTTTAAGCAACCTCTCTTTTTTGAAGACAAATTGACGATACATTCAGAAATGAAAGAGATTCATAATAAAGTTTTCTTAGTAGAGCATACGTTTCAAAAGGATGATAACATTGTTGCTATTGGTACTGAATTAAGAGCCTGGGGAGATCTATCAGGTGAGAAGCCTAAAGCTGTTGCGATCCCTAATGAAGTTCGTCAGTTGTTGGAACATGAATAAAACACTTTAATGTAGCTTCAATCCAATTAAAGGATTGAGGTTTTTTTATTCAACTCTTTCCACAAATTTAACGAAACACATTTCCTTTTTTCCTACATAAAGTAGCTAACTATTCTTTTCTTATTCTATTACAATATGAGTAAGAAAACTGAATATTTGAAAAAGGAGGTAAAATTGAAAGCGTCTACTAAAATATCTGATAGGGGCTAACAAAATGAAAGTGATTAACCCGATGAATGTTATTGATAATAGTAAAATTTCTTCGTTTCATGTATGGCTGATAACTTGGTTGTTTTTGGTTATTGCTTTTGATGGTTATGATGTAGTAGTTTATGGTGCTTCTGTTCCATCATTAATTCAGGAGTGGGGAATTTCAGACGTAACAGCTGGTGCAATAGGCAGTTACACTGTTATCGGAACCGCTTTGGGGGCAGTTATTTTTGGGATGCTGTCTGATAAAATAGGTCGTAAAAAAATTATTTTGCTAACAACGTTCTTATTTAGTTTCTTTACCATGATATCAGGTTTTGCGACAGGCCCAATTTTATTTGCTGTATTTAGAATCATTGCCGGAATTGGTTTAGGTGGGGTAATGCCGAACGTTATTGCTCTTGCTACTGAGTTTTCTCCAAAACGAGTTCGATCTGCTATTGTTTCTTTCATTTTCTGTGGATATTCTATTGGAGCGCTTACAGCAGCACTTACTAGCCGTTCACTATTACCAACAGTTGGATGGGAGCCGGTTTATTGGTTAGCGGGTATTCCACTTTTGTTTATCCCATTTTTATTAAAAAGTATCCCTGAGTCGGTAGGGTTTCTTATTGAAAAAGGCAAAGAAGAGGAAGCTAGAAAAACATTAATGAAAATTGATCCAAGCTTAAGAACTGGTGGGGAGTTTGAATTTGTAAAGCCAACTGCAAAAGAACCTGGTTCACCAGTTGTGAAGCTATTTGAAGATAAACGTGCGTTAAGTACAATTATGTTCTGGGTTTCTTGCTTTAGTGCATTTGTTTTAATTTATTCTATGAACACATGGTTACCTCGACTTATGATGCAATCAGGTTATGACCTTAGCTCAAGTCTAGCATTTACGGCTGTCATGCAAATTGGGGCAATTGCAGGTACGATTATTTTTGGTCGTTTGGTTGATAAAATTGGATTTAAGAAGGTTCTTGTTCCTTTATTCTTCTGTGGTGCTATAGCGTTATCCTTTATCGGATTAACAAATAGTATGGCAATCGCTTTTGTATTAATTGCGATCATTGGTGCAGCTTCAGTAGGATTACAGAACATCTCAAATGCATTTGTATCTCAATACTATCCTTCTAGCATGCGTTCCACAGGACTTGGAAGCACGATGGCATTTGGTCGTATTGGAGGAATAGTAGCGCCAATCTTTGTTGGGTTCCTATTAACAATGAATCTATTGCCGCAATTTAATTTTGTCGCAATCGGAGGAGCTGCATTACTTGGTGGAATCGCTATGTTGTTTGTCCAGGAAAAACATGGCGATTATTATGAAGCAAAAGAAGAGATTAAACCAGCAAACAGTCAAGTGAATGTGGCAAAATAAATTTGTCAGGGTTTAACTTCAAATGGGTTAACTTACCTACTATTCTTCAAGAAATTTTAGAATGGTAGAAGGTTGCCCATTTGCTATTTTTGTTTAAGTGTCTAAAAATTTTTAGCAAAGAAAGGGATTTTGTAGATGGAAACGACATTTGTTTTTAAAGCAAATATTCAGGTAGCTAACCCAATTGAAGTTGGGGATGTTGGAACAGGCATAAGGAGAGTGATTCCGATTATTGGAGGTACTTTTGAAGGTAATGGTATAAAAGGCAAAGTCCTTTCAGGTGGCGCAGATTACCAGATTATAAGATATGATGGTGTAACAGAAGCTCTTGCTCACTATGTAATTGAAACGGACGATGGTGTACCCATTTATGTGATCAATAAAGGATACAGACATGGTCCTAAAGAAATCATAGATAAAATTATTCGTGGTGAGCAGGTTCATGATGGTTCTTATTATTTCAAAACTACCCCGTCTTTTGAAACGAGCAGTGAAAAGTACTCTTATTTGAACCGAATGATTTTCATTGGTGAAGGAATTAGAAGACCAAATGATGTTCAAATTTCATTTTATCAAGTTGTTTAATTGTTTAAACGATCACGATTACCTTTTCAATTAAGTTTTTCTTCTTTTATACTATTAGTATCAAGAAAAACGGAAATAGGGGGTACTTGTGTGTCAAACAGTAAGAGAGAAATACTAATGAAAAAAGTAGAGCATCATCTACGAACCACATCCCGGCAGCTAATTAAAATTAATACAGAAGATGAAGTGCTTCAATATTTAGCTGATTCGTTCCGTTCTGAATTATATTGTGATTTTGTTGGAGTCGTTTTGAGTGAGGGAGATTCTTTTATCCCTAAGGCGTGGAGTGGAAATACTCCTTCAGTCCTTAGGCATTTCCCTCTTTTAGCGGCAAGCTGTTCCTCCAAACTTCTTCGTCAAAGCTTAACATATAAAGCTTCTGTAACAAATAATTCTTGCAGGTTAACAGAGATACTTAAGGAAGAAAATGTGAAAACATGGTTTACTGTTCCGTTAAATGATGACATTCAACACTTTGGTTTTTGTATCGTAGGCTTTTTAAGTTATGTTCCACTTCTAGAGATGGAAAGTCATTTTGAGGAATTTGGAAAAGATATGGCCGTCGCTCTATCTGTGGCTAGACAAAAGGAAAATCAGTTGAAAAAGCTAGAGGGAATTGAATGGATTAGCAAAAATCAGTCTCTTGATTCTTCCCTAGACCAGCATTTTTCTGAAGTAACATACAGAGCTGGGAAATCAACAAATGCTGATTTTGCTTGTATGTATTTATATAATGAGAAAGAGAATTGCTTTGACTTACAGAAGCCTGTATATGGGGAGATGGAATATCCCGATATAATGATGATTGAGAATAACTATGCACTTAAGGAATACTTTCCATTTCTTGAGGAAACTGGATGCACCCAAATGACAGTACCACTCTTAATTGATCTTAAGCCAATTGGTGTGCTTCATGTTCAGAATAAATATGAAAGACCTTTTTCTGAAGAAGACTTAAAAATATTAGAGATGCTATCAACACATGTTGCGACTCTCTTAGAGAATGCACGATTATATAAAAGTGAAAAAGATAATAAAAACCGTCTACACTTTTTATTAGATTTTCAACAATCACTGGTGAAAAAAACAGTTGAAGATGATGATTTTGAAGGAATTACATTAAAGCTCTCAGATTTGTTTCAAGAAACAGTTATCTTATATGACCGATTTATGAGGCCAATTGCTTTTAACTTCCGAAATAGTGATAACGATTACAATCTACCTGATAACCTTGCACTACAAGCGAATAGGTTAAGGAAAAATCTGAAAAAACAAGAGAAGTTTACTGTCGTACACCCTGAAAGAGATGACTGTGTGTTTTCTTTTTGGGTTATAAATGGTGGAGGGAATTTATTAGGATATCTTTCTGTTTGCAATACAGCCAGTGAGATGAATGAATTTGACCAGCTAACAGTTGAGATGGCACGAAATATATGTTCAATTCAGTTTATTAAGCAAAAGCTTGTTCTCGATACAAAAGAACAGGTCAAGGATAGCTTTATTAGCAAATTGTTGGTGGGAAAAATCGAAGATCAAGACAGTATCATTCAATATGCTAATCTGTTCCAATGGGATATTTTCAAATGTCATCGTGTTGCGGTATTGACGATTTCAATAGATGAAGATGACCTTTTAGAACAGCAAGCAAAAAAAGTGCTTATATGGGATGCGATCAAGTCACATCTTGCAAAGTTTGATTCTCGAATATTAACAGTGTCACATGATGAAAACTATATCCTCCTGCTAATCCCAGTGGATGATGATGTTCAAAGTAAAAATTATTGGAAAAACCTTTCTGACAATATTGAGAAATGGTCACTAGAAGTGTTTTCAGGTTGTAAGATTTTATTGGGGATTGGTACATCAACAAGCAATATGAAAGATTATTATGTAAGTTACCAACAGGCACTTCTAGCATTAAATGTTATGAATATTAGGATGAAGCATATCTCTTTTTCACTATATGAAGATCTTGGAGCTTATACAATTCTCCACCATCTCGATCAATCTAATGCGGTAAACTTGTTTATAAAAAGTCAGCTGGATCCTCTATTAACTTACACAGAAAATAAAAACATAGATTTATATCATACTTTATACGTTTTCCTACAAAATAACGGAAATATTAAAAGTACTTCAGATGAGCTTTTCATCCACAGAAGTTCCCTGTTATACAGACTTGAAAAAATTGAATCACTACTAAATGTTGATTTGAATGATGCTGAAATCAGGTTTAATTTAATGATGGCTTTCAAGCTGCATGATATGCATGGAGAACGGTTGAAGAAGAGCTAGATTAGTAGTATGAAACAGTCCAACTTGTATGAGTTGGGCATTGTTTTTCTTTCGACAAATTCCGGGAAGTGACCAGGCACTGCCCCTTCCTACAAAACATAGGAAATTACACATTTTTTTCCCTACATTGTGTAGGTACAATCCCCTTACAGTGAAAGCTATAATGAATGTATAGAAAAAAGAGATTGGGGATGAGATGAGATGGCGATTCAAACAATTGGTGTGGTTGGTGCTGGTTCGATGGGAGCAGGTATTGCGAATCTAGCAGCTATGAATAAGTTTAATGTTATTTTAAATGATATTGAGGAGCGTTTTTTAGATGGTGCTCTTAAACGTATTGATAAGTTTATGAGCAAAAGTGTGGAAAGAGGAAAAATGACTGAAGAGCAAAAGCAAGAAGCATTTGCCCGTATTCAAACAACTACTAGCTTGGAAGAAATGAGTGGAGCAGATGTGGTGATTGAAGCAGTTTTAGAGGATCTCTCATTAAAGAAAGAAGTATTTTCAAAGCTTGATAGCATTGTGAACGAAAATTGCATTTTAGCTACAAATACTTCATCCATGTCTATTACAGAAATTGCTTCTGCAACGAAACGTCCAGAACGTGTGGCAGGGATGCATTTCTTTAATCCAGCACAACTCATGAAGCTTGTTGAAGTAGTTCGTGGATATAAGACAAGTGATGAAACCATCGAAGAATTGAAAGCGCTATCCAAACAGCTGTCGAAAGAGCCAGTTGAAGTAAAGAAAGATTCTCCCGGATTTATCGTAAATAGAATTATGATTCCACAATTTATTGAAGCGATTAAGCTATTAGAGGAAGGAGTTGCTTCAGCTGAAGATATCGATAAGGCGGTAACACTTGGATTGAACTACCCAATGGGACCTTTCACTCTTCAAGATTATGCGGGAGTTGAGATTGGCTACCATGTGATGGAGTATTTTAAAGAAGAATTTAATGATAACCATTTTGCTCCACCACAACTATTAAAACAGTTAGTTAGAGCAGGAAGACACGGTAAGAAAACAGGTGCAGGATTTTACGATTACGAATAATGAAGGGGGACTTAATAATGACTTATGAATTTTTATTATGTGAAATTGAAGAAAATGTAGCGGTGGTAACGATTAACAGACCACCGGTTAATCCATTGAATACCGTTGTATTTCAAGAACTTTCAACCTTATTTGATGTATTAGATGCAGACGATGAAGTCCGTGCCATCATTCTTACTGGCAGCGGTGAGAAAGCGTTCGTGGCAGGAGCTGACATCAACGAAATGGCTAGTCTTGATCTTGTTGGTGTTAATAAAATGAACAAAGTTTCTAGAACCGTTTTTTCTAAAATTGAACAAACGACAAAGCCTGTTATTGCTGCCCTTAATGGTTTAGCACTTGGTGGAGGCTTAGAGCTTGCTCTAGCATGTGATCTGCGAATTAGCTCAGATCGAGCAAAATTTGCTTTTCCAGAGGTAGGTTTAGGAATCATCCCTGGTGGTGGCGGAACTCAGCGATTACAAAAAATTGTTGGTCAAGGAATAGCTAAGGAACTTCTATACTTCGGTGATATGTTTGATGCAAATAGAGCACTAGAATTAAGGATTGTTAACAAAGTAGTTCCAGCTGAAGAGGTTCTTGGTGCAGCAAAAGAATGGGCAAAGAAATTGGCACAAAAGCCTCCAGTTGCGCTTCAAATGGTGAAAACAGCGGTAAACGTTGGTGGAAATACGGACTTAGAATCAGGACTTATCATTGAAAGTACTTGCTTTGGGAATGCTTTTTCAACTCAAGATAGAATCGAGGGACTTCAAGCTTTTGTGGAGAAAAGAAAACCTGTTTATACAGGGAGATAAGAAACACCATCACTAAAAAATGAGGTGAAATACCATGAAAGATATCGTGATTTTAGAAGGAGCAAGAACACCATTTGCCGAAATTTCAGGTTCGTTTCGTGAGATGACCGCAACTGATTTGGGTGCAATTGCAGCGACAGAAGCATTAAAAAGATCAAAAATTACTGGTGAGGATGTAGATCAAGTAGTTTTTGGAAATGTTCAGCAATCAAGTAAAGACGCTCATCTTCTAGCAAGACATGTTGGGTTAAAGGCAGGAACACCGATAGATGTTCCTGCTCTAACCATTAATCGCTTATGTGGCACTGGCCTTGAATCGGTTTTAACGGCTGCGCGCTATATTTTAACAAATGAAGCAAATGTAGTATTAGCTGGTGGAACAGAAAGCATGAGTCAGGTGCCTCACGTTATCCGTGGAATGAGGTGGGGAAGTCAGCTTGGTGCACCAGTTGTTGAGGATTGGGTATGGGATGGTCTTTATGATACCTATGGAGATTGCACGATGGGAGAAACAGCCGAAAATCTTGCAGCAAAATACAATGTAACAAGAGAAGAAGTGGATCAACATGCACTCTCAAGTCATGAACGTGCATTGGCAGCAAGAGAAAAGGGCTATTTACAAGAAGAAATTGTTCCTGTAACGGTTAAGGGACGAAAAGGCGATAAGGTCATTTCAGAAGATGAACATGTTCGTCACACAAGTATGGAACAGCTTTCTAAATTAAGACCACGATTTGTTGAAAATGGTGTGGTAACACCAGGGAATGCAAGTGGAATGGTAGATGGAGCTGCTGCGATAGT
This Metabacillus endolithicus DNA region includes the following protein-coding sequences:
- a CDS encoding acetyl-CoA C-acetyltransferase, with the translated sequence MKDIVILEGARTPFAEISGSFREMTATDLGAIAATEALKRSKITGEDVDQVVFGNVQQSSKDAHLLARHVGLKAGTPIDVPALTINRLCGTGLESVLTAARYILTNEANVVLAGGTESMSQVPHVIRGMRWGSQLGAPVVEDWVWDGLYDTYGDCTMGETAENLAAKYNVTREEVDQHALSSHERALAAREKGYLQEEIVPVTVKGRKGDKVISEDEHVRHTSMEQLSKLRPRFVENGVVTPGNASGMVDGAAAIVVASGDYAAERGLKPIARLVSWEVVGVEPKYMGIGPVPAIQGALKKANMKLEDLDLIEINEAFSAQYLACQKVLGFDLEIGNVNGGAVAIGHPLAASGTRISTSLIYELRRRNKKYGASAVCIGGGQGIAAVWEAL
- a CDS encoding enoyl-CoA hydratase-related protein, whose product is MTYEFLLCEIEENVAVVTINRPPVNPLNTVVFQELSTLFDVLDADDEVRAIILTGSGEKAFVAGADINEMASLDLVGVNKMNKVSRTVFSKIEQTTKPVIAALNGLALGGGLELALACDLRISSDRAKFAFPEVGLGIIPGGGGTQRLQKIVGQGIAKELLYFGDMFDANRALELRIVNKVVPAEEVLGAAKEWAKKLAQKPPVALQMVKTAVNVGGNTDLESGLIIESTCFGNAFSTQDRIEGLQAFVEKRKPVYTGR